The following nucleotide sequence is from Bradyrhizobium roseum.
ACTTCCTTACCGACATGTTTGGGTATGTTTGGCGTCATCGTAACGATGGCGCAAAGCACATCGGTGATGGCTTCATCCGAGACGCCATTGCCGTGATTTCCCACATAGTAACTCACCGTGACCGATTTTACTGTTGCAAGCAGCCTATGATCGGGTTCCGGCAGCGGTTTGCGCTTTCGTTCCTTTTTCGCCACGCCATCACTCCCGCCAATTCATGGGTCGCACTGACTCCCAACGACAGCATACAGGTCCGCGATCGACGCGGATGACATGGGAGAGACCCGGACGTGGTTATCGCATGGCAAGCCAAATGCGGGGCTCCAGGCCTCAGATGTGATCCATTAGCCTGAGCAGAACGATACCGATCCATTGTGATGTCGGTTATCGGTGGTGGTAGACAAGGACGTCGCACGACGCATGCCACCACCGCCGCTTTTGGCCCTTAGCGGACCTGAACCGATGTCCTCCGAAAGGACCGCTTTTGACCCTGGCTGTGTGAAAACGCCATTGCGCTGCTATGATTCCCTCGATGATTCTCGGGAGAGAATTGATGAGGCGCTTCATTGAAGAGGCGGATCGTGGGCAATCGACGCTGCTGCCCGAATGCCTCGATGATTTCATTGACGAAGGCAACCCGGTTCGGGTGATCGACGTGTTTGTCGATGCGCTAGATTTGGCGGAAATGGGCTTCGATGGGGTGGACCCGGCGGCGACCGGACGGCCGTCGTACCATCCCTCGGTTCTCCTGAAGCTTTACATCTACGGCTACCTTAACCGGGTGCAGTCGAGCCGGCGGCTGGAGCGAGAGGCCGGTCGCAATGTCGAAGTCATGTGGCTGCTGGGCCGGCTCGTGCCTGATCACAAGACGATCGCAGACTTCCGCAAGGACAGCGGCCTGGCACTCCGCAAGGTCTGCGCGCGCTTCGTTGAGCTTTGCCGTGAGATGGGCCTTCTCGCGACGGCGAGCGTTGCCATCGATGGCAGCAAGTTCAAGGCCGTGAACAACCGGGACAGGAACTTCACGCGAGCAAAGGTGGAGCGGCGACGTGCCCAACTGGAGGAGAGCGTTGCCCGCTATCTGAGCCAGCTTGACACGGCCGACCGGCAGGAGCCGACCGAAGCGCTGGCCGGGAAGGTGACGAGACTCAAGGAGAAGCTGGCGAAGGTGAAGGAGCAAATGGGCAAGCTTGCTGTCTACGAGAAGCAGATGCTGGCTTCGCCCGACCAGCAGATATCTCTGACCGACCCCGACAGTCGCTCGATGGCAACCAGCGGCCGCGGCTCGGGCGTCGTCGGCTACAACGTGCAGGTCGCTGTGGATACCGATCATCACCTGATCATTACCCATGAGGTGACGAACAGCGGCTCGGATCGGGCGCAACTCGCCAATATGGCCAGGCAAGCAAAGGCTGTATTGCAGACCGAGACCCTCGAGGCCGTTGCCGACCGCGGCTACTTCAACAGCCCGGAGATCCTCGCCTGCCACGAGGCCGGCATCACGATAACCCTGCCCAAGCCGATGACTTCGGGCGCCAAGTCGGACGGACGCTTCGGCAAGCAGGACTTCGTCTATTTGCCGGAGGACGATGCCTATCGTTGTCCGGCCGGGGAGCGTTTGCCTTATCGCTATACAAACGAAGAAGCCGACAAGATGCTGAGGCGCTACTGGACCAACGCCTGCAAGAATTGTTCGATCAAATCCCAGTGCACGCCCGGGTCCGAGCGACGGATCACACGATGGGAACACGAGCATCTGCTCGACGCCGTGCAGCAGCGGCTCGATGCGAACCCGCTCGCCATGCGACTACGTCGCGAGACCGTCGAGCATCCGTTCGGCACCATGAAAGCGCGCATGGGTGCGACGCACTTCCTGACCAAAACGCTTCCTAAAGTAGCCGCCGAGATGGCCCTCTCGGTCCTGGCCTACAATCTGACCCGGGTTATGAACATCGTTGGGACCAAGCCGTTGATGGCCGCGATCGCGACCTGAGGCCGACCGGTCCGACCTTCTCTCCGGCTTCTCTGGAATGGGGTTTTTACACGGCCAAGACCCAAAGCAGACACCTCGCGATGCGCCGGGCTGGAGTTAGACTCGCTACCGGCAACGGACGTGGTCATCAGAACTGTTGCAAACCGGACAAGGGTCAGACTCTGCCGGGGCTCCGCAATGGCTACAAGAATATGTGGTGAGACGCCTTGAAGGAGAACTTGTCATCCATTGCATAAAAGATGGGGTGACGGGTTCAACAAAAGAGCCACGCTGTATGTCATCGCGAGCTTGCGCTATTATCTTCTGCAGTTTTCTTCCGAGGCCCAAACCGACGGCTACCATGTTTGGTGATTGAGGGGCCTGAGCTAGGACGACTACGGACCGACGGAACTCATAAGCAAGTCTTAATGCTTCAGTCCCGAGATCAACGTAATAGGTGTCGAGCAGCAAACTTATCGCGGACGTCGATAAGAGCGCGCGAGGGCCGGGTGGGCTCTTATCCTGCAAGAGCGCATCGAGCTCAAAAATATTGCCATTGATCTCTGTCAATAGTGCGTTTAGCCGCTTTACGTTCTGCTTGTTCTCGGTCGCGACCACGCTGTGATTTTTGATCGTCAAATAGTCAGCGACTGGATTATCGTTTCGGTCCGGATCCTCTTCAATACGAGCCAGTATCCGCTTCAAGTCCTCTCTAAACTGCGTAATCTTAGCGGGCATAAGTCCGTATACGACATGCCAGTATCCCTTCAGATCAGAGGGTACATGCTCAGTGCTTTGCGAAACCATAATTGTGCGCCGGCTCAACGAATGCCGCACCCCAAGCTCGTAAAAGACATTAGCGTTTCTATCGGTCACGTCTGCCAAAACGACCGTCACGGTGCTTAGTTTGTCGACGATGCTGGCAATTAAGCTGCCCGTCTCTGGGGAGGCTCTCTCACACGTCCATCCAAGGTCAACAAGGCTGGGTCGAAAAACGTGGTCGTATATCTCCGTCCAATCCTTGCAGCTAGGAGTTGGAGAGAAGGGCATAATCACGAAGGCATCTTTCTTCATAGCCTAACCCCAATAGGAACGCGCTTGCTGTTAGCTTCCTTATTTTTATCTGAGATATTCCCAAAATAATGTTGCTGCGAATTTGCCACGGAACTGAATCGAATTCCACTCAGGAATACAAGCTTCGTTCCAGTGGATGTCGCCTGATGGCCCTTTCGGACCTGACGGGCCCGGGTGGCGACGTCTGGTCTGAAGGGTAAAGCCAACTCCGCCTCTCGTCAGCAATAAGCCAAGAGCCCTAAGGAGCGTTCTCCCTCAGAACCGGATGCGAGAATCACAGCGGAAGCCGCCGCTCAGCCCTAACGTCGCCGATGCCGCCCCTTCTAATTCCACAGTGACCGTCTATGACGAAACCATCTCGTGACGTATCTGCGCCTCCTCGACGCGGATGCGGAAGGGGCTGACTGGTGCGAAGTCGCGCGAACGGTGTTGCATCTTGACCCGCTGCAAGAACCGGCACGCGCCAAGCGAGCGTTCTAGAGCCATTTAGCACGAGCCCGGTGGATGATGAAGCACGGCTACCGGCTTCTGCTACGTGGATCTGGCGCTAGCAACTCTAGCGAGGAACGCGAGGCGTAACGCCTGAGCATAATCATCTCTGGCATGGCTCTTGAATGTTAGGAAGACACCGGTTGGTGCGGGCGCGGCCTTAGTTCGCCTAGTCAATCTCTCTACCAGCCAAGTATTCTACAGCCGTCTTCTGACAAACCTTGCTCTTGGAGCACGCCCATCGCGCCGCCTCGTTGAGCCGCGCTTCCTCTGAGCCTGCATGGTCATCTACGTGCCATTGATAGCCCACATAGGCAGCCAGCAGCATCGCGATCGGGTATCGCCAGCTCAGAAAGGCATCTCGCCACCGAGGCCACCTTCCGCCGATCCAGAAGAATCCTCCCACGAGCGAGAAGACAAGCACCAGCCAAACGACCACCCGCGCGGGGCGTGACAGCAACCCGATCAATGCCTCGTTGGCCAGTTCGGCGATCATCAAAGCCGCCCCCCAAACCACCGCAGCCCGTACGACCAAATCTCCCCACTCCCCCAGTGCCCTTGCTTGAAGTCTCCTTGAAGCATCCACTTTCTTTCTCCCAATCAGCCCTCCGCGGTAATGTAGACTATAAGT
It contains:
- a CDS encoding IS1182 family transposase, which translates into the protein MRRFIEEADRGQSTLLPECLDDFIDEGNPVRVIDVFVDALDLAEMGFDGVDPAATGRPSYHPSVLLKLYIYGYLNRVQSSRRLEREAGRNVEVMWLLGRLVPDHKTIADFRKDSGLALRKVCARFVELCREMGLLATASVAIDGSKFKAVNNRDRNFTRAKVERRRAQLEESVARYLSQLDTADRQEPTEALAGKVTRLKEKLAKVKEQMGKLAVYEKQMLASPDQQISLTDPDSRSMATSGRGSGVVGYNVQVAVDTDHHLIITHEVTNSGSDRAQLANMARQAKAVLQTETLEAVADRGYFNSPEILACHEAGITITLPKPMTSGAKSDGRFGKQDFVYLPEDDAYRCPAGERLPYRYTNEEADKMLRRYWTNACKNCSIKSQCTPGSERRITRWEHEHLLDAVQQRLDANPLAMRLRRETVEHPFGTMKARMGATHFLTKTLPKVAAEMALSVLAYNLTRVMNIVGTKPLMAAIAT